aaagtctgagaaaaTACTTCAATACTCAAAAATTATGATCCAAGTCAGGTGTGTtgacacattcctgtaatcccagtgactcaggaggctgaagtaggaggatcacaagttcaaagccagtctcagcaatttagctaggccctaagcaacttagggagacctgtctcaaaataaaaaaataaaaagagttggggatgtggctcagtggtttagtgtccctggggtcaatccctggcccaaaaaaaaaaaaaaaagatctaaaatgtataataaaCACACAACTTacatattctttgttttaaaggGTGAATAATGAAGCATTCACCCTCATACACATTGGTTTGTTTCCCTCCACGAGAATGTGAGCTCGAGagtaagaattttcttttattccagcACTTAGAAAAGCACGTGGCCTGTAGCAAGTACAGTCAGCTCATGGGACCCAACAGAACAGAGGAGCGTGGTTTGGGAACCTGGTTTCCAGAGCTGCCAGACTTTGGTCAGGTTTCCGGCCCCACCGTCATCCAGCTATAAATTTTTGAACCTTTTTGAACCTTGACTTCCACATTTAAAAAGAGGGAATAATCCTCTTACCTCACAGGGAGGTTGTATCAGGTATGCTGCCGCCTGTCCCCTACTGTGTTTTTCCACAGATGGGAGTTTCCTTCTCACCTCCCACCCTCTACTCCTGCCCCCCACACACTCCCTGGAGACCCAGCCCTGTTGCTGTCACACATTTCAGTGATGTCACAGCTCCCCTGCCTGGGGGCTCCAGCACCGCTCTCTGATGTCCAGGCTGAGTGCTGTCTGAACTGCGAGGGGCAGGGCACAGGCAGTGCCTGGTACCAGTCTTGCTCCTTCAGTCTTTGAGGCCTCACAGCGCCAGCATGAGTCCATCAGCAAAGAGGCCCAAGGACAAAGTGGTTTCCGAGGTCAGACTTTGGACTGGACCCTGGGGTTAGCTCCTAGAAGGGGCCTTAACAGAGTCCAGTCATACCAAGAACAGGGGACTTCCAGCCTGGGGGGAAAGGGAAGGCGAAGGACAAAGGGAGATCAGGAGAGTTAAAATGGCCTCCCCAGTTCTATGCCCAAACCAGGGTGACGAAACTGCCAACTTGGGCCATCAAACCACACTTGGTCAAGTGGAGAGGCCGAACGGAGGTGTTCTGGAGATCCCTCCTGCACTAGCTAACTCAcactctctctccccaccccaccccaccccagatgCAAGATGAGAAACTACAGGACAAGATAAGTCAGCCTGTCTGCAAAGCAATTGAGCGGAACCGACTTAAAATGGTAAGATGACTCACTTTGACCCCAGTTGAGGGGATCCTGAGTCCCAGTGCATAGCTGCTCCTGGTTGCCAGGCCAAGTGACCCAGAGGAATCAGCAGACCCAGTTCTGAGCTGAGAGACCCACAGGCAGGGGATTGGAAGGCTATCCCAGGACAGCTGGAGCTTCTATTTCTCTGGTTTCTTGCCCCTGACAGGTATTAAGAAATTTGTCGCTCTTGAAGCTACTCAAGAGCTCCAACCGCAGGATCCAAGAACTACATAGCCTAGCAAGACGGTGTTGGAATTCAGTGCTCAGAGTTCCGAAGATGCTCCGTATTTCCTCCGGGTGAGTCCACATTATCCTCACCATGGACCCAATAGCTGTCATTATGCTAAAGAATATAGAGAATAGGTCTAATTTTCTCAAAGGCTCCCTAAGACAGGTATTTATTGTACCTGTTTTACTACTGATGGGGACTGAGACTCAAGAGATGAAGTGACTTAGCTCACTTAACTGAACTGAGAAGTGGAAGAGCTAGGATTTGAAGTCATTCCTGTCTGATATCAGAGCTGTGGCCATAACAGTGTTCATGGTCATCCAATTATGAACCTAAGCAACACCTGCAGCACTGAGTGGGCGGAGtcactccccctccccctcccatcaACCCAACCCAGAGATTCACCTGCAGACTGGCCCCTGAAGTCTGAGGATTAGTATATCTTGGTGAGGCTCAGTTTCCTAAGTTACAACCAAATATTAAGAAAGCTAACATTAGGTACCTGCTAAGAACCTAACACCAGctactgtgctaagcactttacaaGTATCTGCCCATTTAGTTTATCCTTCCCAAGAATCCTAATAGGTACACAGAATTAGCTCAGCTTTACAAATACAAAaactaggactttgagatgttaAATATCTCACCCTAGTTCCAGTTGGTAGAGAAAGCTGATTCTGAATCCCCAtttgtctgattccaaagcctcTGCTCTACAAGCCACTCTGCTGCTTCACTGCCTCCTACTTAGCAGAAATCTCATGAGGATTCTGGCCTCTGGACAGTGGGCCTCCAATTAGCAGCATCTATTACCATCACCAGTACTGCTGCTAGCTCAAGCCCACCTCTTTCCACATGGCTAGGATGGGCTAGGATGGGGCTTGGCAGGAGCCAAATCTATTAGACACCCTAGGGGAAGTCTCCTTCCAGCATGTAATACCTATTAACCCCCCTGGGCTCCTCTGATTTGGCCTCCTAGATACAAGCAACCAGAAGTAACAGAACCAGCAGAGTCAGGTAGCACCACAGTTTCCCAACttgattatgattatgattatgatttggtactagggattgaacacaggggtgctttaccactgagtcataaccccagtctttttatttttttatttgagacagggtcttgctaagttgctgagactggccttaaactttcaatcctcctgcctcagcatcctcagttgctagaattacaggcatataccaccacacccacttcccaagatttttttaaagcagtggaACCTCTCCTCAAATATCGATCCCCAAGCCTGACTATACTTTTGTTGGGGGGCTATCTTGCCCTCATCCTGTCCACACCCTAGGGCAGGTGAGGACCTTGGAAATCTTCTTCCTCAAGGAATCTTAATGCATCTTGAGACATgatctgaaaacaaacaaaaacaaacaaacaaacaacgaACAAACACTGAACTGTTCACCCTCTCAACTGAAGTCCAGAGAGACAAAACTCTAACCTAGTGGTAgatgcaaacaatatatataaCCTCTCCCATCCCTCTGCCAATATATAACTACAGCCCTGTCAATAGGCACAGGACTCTGGGCAATGGACAAGTTTCTTTTCAGGCCCTctctagcatttttaaaaaatatatttttagttgtagatggacataatacctttattttgtttatttagtttatgtgatgctggggagcaaacccagtgcctcacatatgttaggcaagcgctgtaccactgaaccacaaccccagcctcctctcTAGCTTTCCTAGCAGGATCCCCTGAGCTGGCTGCACAGCAACTTTCTCAGGACAGGGCTAGAAAATCAGAGCCTTGGTTCTGCTCTGCTGAAAGCCTTTTCTCCCCCTGCCAGAGACAATGCCTgcaatgaagtgaaaaaaaataacgAAAAACCCCAGGAAGCTAGATTCCTTGAGAAGAAACTGGAGACTAAGAAAGAAGAATCTATAGAAGAATCTAAGGAGACAAGGGCCAATGAGTGGAAGCCGGAGATAGCatcagagataaagaaaaaggaaaaggagtcaACTGAAGCAGTGCCACTAGATCAGGTGGAGCCTGAGGTCCCAAGGACATCGGGGGGTCATGGCCTGAACACTCGAGCCCGGGTGAGGCAACTATCTGTGGGCCGCCGAGTCATCTTCCTGAAGACCAACTACCACAGAAGTTCCATGGGGGATATGAAGCAGTTGGATGTAGACGGCCAGAATATCTGGTTCGAGGGGCTGCCCAGACGAATCCACCTCCCAGGGCCCCGCGTCATGTGCAGACCCTCTAGCCTGCGCTGGGTCAAGCGCTGCTGTACCCGCTTTTGCTCGGCGTCACTTGAGCTGCCTATGTACCATTCCTACAAGGTGGGTGTGACACCAGTGCCAGGCCAGGGAGATGCGCGccctgagccaggcacagagCCCACAGTCAGTAGGCTCAGAATCCTAaggcttttcaatttttatttttatttttttatgctattgGGATTAAATCTGgggcgctcttccactgagctacatccccagccctttattttttactggagattgagttaagttgcccaggctgaactgAAACTTGTaatctcctacctcagtctcttgaaattgctgggattacaggcatgcggcACTAGGTCCAGCCTGAATCTTATTTTTCTGCGACGGGGTCTCactgttgctcaggctggtctcgaaAGCATAGGCTCaagcactcctcctgcctcagcctcccaagtgcaaggc
The Sciurus carolinensis chromosome 2, mSciCar1.2, whole genome shotgun sequence DNA segment above includes these coding regions:
- the Tp53tg5 gene encoding TP53-target gene 5 protein — its product is MSPSAKRPKDKVVSEMQDEKLQDKISQPVCKAIERNRLKMVLRNLSLLKLLKSSNRRIQELHSLARRCWNSVLRVPKMLRISSGDNACNEVKKNNEKPQEARFLEKKLETKKEESIEESKETRANEWKPEIASEIKKKEKESTEAVPLDQVEPEVPRTSGGHGLNTRARVRQLSVGRRVIFLKTNYHRSSMGDMKQLDVDGQNIWFEGLPRRIHLPGPRVMCRPSSLRWVKRCCTRFCSASLELPMYHSYKVGVTPVPGQGDARGWRSRNRLDGRVGRANLRVYK